In Aliarcobacter faecis, a genomic segment contains:
- a CDS encoding GatB/YqeY domain-containing protein, which translates to MSLKEQLNEDLKQAMRDKEVVKRDSIRAINTMIKQIEVDERRVLDDAEVIKLIQKGIKQREEAIAQYSAASRADLVEKEQSQVDIFMQYLPKQLSDEELESGMKEIISEVGATSLKDMGKVMGAASKKFAGIADGKRINEMVKKLLG; encoded by the coding sequence ATGTCATTAAAAGAGCAATTAAACGAAGATTTAAAACAAGCGATGAGAGATAAAGAAGTAGTAAAAAGAGACTCAATAAGAGCTATAAATACTATGATTAAACAAATTGAAGTTGATGAGAGAAGAGTTTTAGATGATGCTGAAGTTATTAAACTTATTCAAAAAGGAATAAAACAAAGAGAAGAGGCAATAGCTCAGTATAGTGCAGCTTCAAGAGCTGATTTAGTAGAAAAAGAGCAAAGTCAAGTTGATATTTTTATGCAATATCTACCAAAACAACTAAGTGATGAAGAGCTAGAATCTGGTATGAAAGAGATAATTAGCGAAGTTGGTGCAACAAGCTTAAAAGATATGGGTAAAGTTATGGGAGCTGCTTCAAAGAAATTTGCAGGTATTGCTGATGGAAAAAGAATAAATGAAATGGTAAAAAAACTTTTAGGATAA
- a CDS encoding GGDEF domain-containing protein: MQEFFDKLCKLEKLEIEKNKINSNEELITLLLKRVPTKNVKVLVNILKQSLIPSISQDENEELEELFSSIEKNEKLIFEKDIQEKIEQFIAQRFEKDKKVIIEKTSDISKLVVIMEEFLNEAISSSGNGSKNVLNIKEKLKSIDINNANLNTLSKIQEELINAATSIEEEMNSVSSKLQSGKTKVQELEDKIKNLEDELNKTKNESMRDHLTGLLTRKTFYDELKRIDSSFTRIGTQYAIIFFDIDHFKKINDTFGHEGGDVVLSTFGKILNKSIRDLDIVGRYGGEEFIAIVHFKETKELLLFLKRIKSIVTENSFVYKDKQLKVTFSAGVTIRNSYKNYDEAITKADKLLYEAKNSGRNKIILENGMEF, translated from the coding sequence ATGCAAGAATTCTTTGATAAGCTTTGTAAATTAGAAAAATTAGAGATTGAAAAAAATAAAATCAATTCAAATGAAGAGCTAATTACTCTTTTATTAAAAAGAGTTCCAACAAAAAATGTAAAAGTTTTAGTAAATATTTTGAAACAATCTTTAATTCCTTCAATTAGTCAAGATGAAAATGAAGAACTTGAAGAGCTTTTTTCATCTATTGAGAAGAATGAAAAGCTAATTTTTGAAAAAGATATTCAAGAAAAAATTGAGCAGTTCATTGCACAAAGATTTGAAAAAGATAAAAAAGTAATTATTGAAAAAACTTCTGATATATCAAAACTCGTCGTAATAATGGAGGAGTTTTTAAATGAAGCAATATCTAGTAGTGGAAATGGTTCTAAAAATGTATTAAATATAAAAGAGAAATTAAAATCAATAGATATAAACAATGCAAATTTAAATACTCTTTCAAAAATTCAAGAAGAGCTTATAAATGCAGCAACTTCAATTGAAGAAGAGATGAATAGTGTTTCAAGTAAATTACAATCTGGGAAAACAAAAGTTCAGGAGCTTGAAGATAAGATAAAAAATCTTGAAGATGAACTAAATAAAACAAAAAATGAGAGTATGAGAGACCATTTAACTGGACTTCTTACAAGAAAAACTTTCTATGATGAGCTAAAAAGAATAGATAGTTCATTTACAAGAATAGGTACACAATATGCAATTATTTTCTTTGATATTGACCATTTTAAAAAGATTAATGATACTTTTGGACATGAAGGTGGAGATGTAGTTCTTTCAACTTTTGGAAAAATTTTAAATAAAAGTATTAGAGATTTAGATATTGTTGGCAGATATGGTGGGGAAGAGTTTATTGCTATTGTACATTTTAAAGAGACAAAAGAGCTTTTATTATTTCTAAAAAGAATAAAATCAATAGTTACAGAAAATAGCTTTGTATATAAAGATAAACAACTAAAAGTTACTTTTTCTGCTGGAGTTACTATTAGAAATTCTTATAAAAACTATGATGAAGCTATTACAAAAGCAGATAAACTGCTTTATGAAGCAAAAAATTCAGGAAGAAATAAAATCATTTTAGAAAATGGGATGGAGTTTTAA
- the modD gene encoding ModD protein gives MIHFSDNELIELLNDDLPYLDLTTFLQEKAKIKVKLEIFTRDDIVISGVEESSRIAKLLDCDILEMKISKTKVKKGETILAFSGAYENIHKVWRTTQLILEYSSQIATTTALMLEKIKEVNDNCQLLTTRKTYPFSKKFCIKSVLNGGGLIHRLNLSETILFFPHHRKVYKDNLEFYEQILKFKAKMPEKKVVVESSSFEDCKNLFENGVDVVQLDKVSLDELKKVVELRDKSFKNIKIICSGGINLQNVQDFAKLKIDGVVTSFVYSCGMANLGSRLEIID, from the coding sequence ATGATACATTTTAGTGATAATGAGCTAATAGAGCTTTTAAATGATGATTTACCATATTTAGATTTGACTACCTTTTTACAAGAAAAAGCCAAAATAAAAGTAAAATTAGAGATTTTTACAAGAGATGATATTGTTATATCTGGTGTGGAAGAATCTAGTAGGATTGCAAAACTTTTAGATTGTGATATTTTAGAGATGAAAATCTCAAAAACAAAAGTAAAAAAAGGTGAAACTATTTTAGCTTTTAGCGGAGCTTATGAAAATATTCATAAAGTTTGGAGAACAACTCAACTAATTTTAGAATATAGTTCTCAAATCGCGACAACTACAGCCTTAATGCTTGAAAAAATAAAAGAGGTAAATGATAATTGCCAACTTTTGACAACTAGAAAAACATACCCTTTTTCAAAAAAGTTTTGTATAAAATCTGTTTTAAATGGAGGAGGATTAATCCATAGATTAAACCTTAGTGAAACTATACTATTTTTCCCACACCATAGAAAAGTTTACAAAGATAATTTAGAATTTTATGAACAAATTTTAAAATTTAAAGCAAAAATGCCAGAAAAAAAAGTAGTTGTTGAGAGTTCAAGTTTTGAAGATTGTAAAAATCTATTTGAAAATGGAGTTGATGTTGTACAGCTTGATAAAGTAAGCCTTGATGAGTTAAAAAAAGTTGTTGAATTAAGAGATAAAAGCTTTAAAAATATAAAAATCATTTGTAGTGGGGGAATAAATTTACAAAATGTTCAAGATTTTGCAAAATTAAAAATTGATGGAGTTGTTACAAGCTTTGTTTACTCTTGTGGAATGGCAAATTTAGGTAGTAGATTAGAGATTATAGATTAA
- a CDS encoding ABC transporter permease yields MFRFALGLLVVISLAMFILPIFYTVSPYFLDPNKILLAPSFEHIMGTDRLGRDIFARVLQGGQTSLIIGFLAASFSSFLGLIIGITAGFFKGYVDKTITIIIDLFLTFPTFFLLLALVSYIEANALILIVVISITGWMGMSRMIRSESFALGNKPFIKILKLANVSKIKIILKYFAPLLAPIFLISFSFGVAGAILAESGLSFLGLGVNPPNMSWGSLLSDGKAVIDIAWWLSFFPGLMIFIITFCLIQISDYLQNIANKKELIK; encoded by the coding sequence ATGTTTAGATTTGCTTTAGGTTTATTAGTAGTTATTAGTTTGGCAATGTTTATTTTGCCAATTTTTTATACTGTTTCTCCATATTTTTTAGATCCAAATAAAATTTTATTAGCTCCCTCATTTGAACATATTATGGGTACAGATAGATTGGGACGAGATATTTTTGCAAGAGTTTTACAAGGTGGACAAACTTCACTTATAATTGGATTTTTAGCAGCCTCTTTTTCATCTTTTTTAGGATTAATTATTGGAATTACAGCAGGTTTTTTTAAGGGTTATGTTGATAAAACTATTACAATAATTATTGATCTATTTTTGACTTTTCCTACATTTTTTTTACTTTTAGCTTTAGTTTCTTATATTGAAGCAAATGCTCTTATTTTAATAGTAGTTATTTCAATAACTGGTTGGATGGGAATGTCAAGAATGATAAGAAGTGAGAGCTTTGCACTAGGAAATAAGCCTTTTATAAAGATTTTAAAACTGGCAAATGTAAGTAAAATAAAAATTATTTTAAAGTATTTTGCTCCACTTTTAGCTCCAATTTTTCTAATCTCTTTCTCTTTTGGTGTTGCTGGAGCAATTTTAGCTGAATCAGGATTATCTTTTTTAGGATTAGGAGTAAATCCCCCAAATATGAGTTGGGGGAGTTTACTAAGTGATGGGAAAGCCGTTATTGATATTGCTTGGTGGCTTAGTTTTTTCCCAGGTCTTATGATATTTATAATAACTTTTTGTCTAATTCAAATAAGTGACTATTTACAAAATATAGCAAATAAAAAAGAGTTGATAAAATAA
- the rsmD gene encoding 16S rRNA (guanine(966)-N(2))-methyltransferase RsmD — MKESKPTTKIIAGAYKGKVLELPSLDVTRSSKAMLKESVFNVLQFDIIDKIFIESFAGSGSIGLEAISRGAKRAYFIELDKSSYSILLKNCKTVNIEKCQTIQGNAFVQTPLILDFLRNSKDEIVLYIDPPFDYRDGMEDIYDKSFRMIANLESNNIFKIIIEHESKLEVPQILGKFSLEKTRKFGKSSLSYYSYTV; from the coding sequence ATGAAAGAGAGTAAACCAACGACAAAAATTATAGCTGGAGCTTATAAAGGTAAGGTTTTAGAACTTCCTAGTTTAGATGTTACAAGAAGTTCAAAAGCTATGCTAAAAGAGTCTGTTTTTAATGTTTTACAGTTTGATATAATTGATAAAATTTTTATTGAATCATTTGCAGGAAGTGGTTCTATTGGACTTGAAGCAATTAGTAGAGGAGCAAAAAGAGCTTATTTTATTGAACTTGATAAAAGCTCTTATTCTATTTTGTTAAAAAATTGTAAAACTGTAAATATAGAAAAATGCCAAACAATTCAAGGAAATGCTTTTGTTCAAACTCCTCTTATTTTAGATTTTTTAAGAAATTCTAAAGATGAGATTGTTTTATATATTGACCCACCTTTTGATTATAGAGATGGAATGGAAGATATCTATGATAAATCTTTTAGAATGATTGCAAATCTTGAGTCAAATAATATTTTTAAAATTATTATAGAACATGAATCAAAACTTGAAGTTCCACAAATTTTAGGTAAGTTTAGCTTAGAAAAAACTAGAAAATTTGGAAAAAGTTCCCTATCTTATTATAGTTACACAGTTTAA
- the rny gene encoding ribonuclease Y → MENMIVAVIAGFFSSAVTIFVLKKINKAKFEVFIEQAKAKAKIIEHEAEVALKDAQLKAKFECDREFKSARKEYENMLFKIEKKEKELNEHLESELRLIKRQKDEISENNRKIAILREGIEEQKRTYEQKTFEAIKILENASGLTKSEATELMLEKVKEDSRATIASIFRKKYKLAEQNSKQEVNNILSQAVTRYAGEFAAERLINNIPLNDEETKGKIIGKEGRNIKALEMLLGVDIIIDDTPNTITVSSFNLYRRAIATKTIQELLEDGRIQPARIEEIYKKVKAEFDKNIQKEGEDVVLELGIKSMHPELIKLVGRLRYRASYGQNALAHTLEVAHLAGLIAVQMGGDAILARRAGIMHDIGKALTHEAPGSHVDLGAEICKRYGECETVINAIYAHHGHEEPINVESAAVCAADALSAARPGARREVLESFLKRVEEIENITTSKVGVTNAYAINAGREVRVIVNAELVNDDEAILLATEIAKEIEQKVQYPGEIKINVIRELRAESYAR, encoded by the coding sequence ATGGAAAATATGATAGTAGCTGTAATTGCAGGATTTTTTAGTTCGGCAGTTACAATTTTTGTTCTAAAAAAGATAAATAAAGCAAAGTTTGAAGTTTTTATCGAACAAGCAAAAGCAAAAGCAAAAATAATAGAACATGAAGCTGAAGTTGCACTTAAAGATGCTCAATTAAAGGCGAAATTTGAGTGTGATAGAGAGTTTAAAAGTGCTAGAAAAGAGTATGAAAATATGCTTTTCAAAATAGAAAAAAAAGAGAAAGAGTTAAATGAACATCTTGAAAGTGAGTTAAGACTTATAAAAAGACAAAAAGATGAAATATCTGAAAATAATAGAAAAATTGCTATTTTAAGAGAGGGAATAGAAGAGCAAAAAAGAACTTATGAGCAAAAAACTTTTGAAGCTATAAAAATACTTGAAAATGCTAGTGGACTTACAAAGAGTGAAGCTACAGAACTTATGCTTGAAAAGGTAAAAGAGGATTCAAGAGCCACAATTGCATCAATTTTTAGAAAAAAATATAAACTTGCTGAACAAAACTCAAAACAAGAGGTAAATAATATTTTATCTCAAGCAGTTACAAGATATGCAGGAGAGTTTGCAGCTGAAAGACTTATAAATAATATTCCTTTAAATGATGAAGAGACAAAAGGAAAAATTATAGGAAAAGAGGGAAGAAATATAAAAGCCCTTGAGATGTTACTAGGAGTTGATATTATTATTGATGATACTCCAAATACTATTACTGTTTCATCTTTTAATCTTTATAGAAGAGCAATTGCTACAAAAACTATTCAAGAACTTCTTGAAGATGGAAGAATCCAACCAGCAAGAATAGAAGAAATATATAAAAAAGTAAAAGCAGAGTTTGATAAAAATATTCAAAAAGAGGGTGAAGATGTTGTTCTGGAACTTGGAATAAAATCTATGCATCCTGAACTTATAAAACTTGTCGGAAGACTTAGATATAGAGCTTCTTATGGACAAAATGCATTAGCTCACACTCTTGAAGTTGCTCATTTGGCTGGATTAATTGCTGTTCAAATGGGTGGAGATGCCATATTAGCTAGACGAGCTGGAATTATGCATGATATTGGAAAGGCTTTAACACATGAAGCTCCTGGAAGCCATGTGGATTTAGGAGCAGAAATCTGTAAAAGATATGGGGAGTGTGAAACTGTTATAAATGCGATTTATGCTCACCATGGACATGAAGAACCAATAAATGTGGAAAGTGCTGCTGTTTGTGCTGCTGATGCTTTAAGTGCTGCAAGACCAGGAGCTAGAAGAGAAGTTCTTGAAAGCTTTCTAAAAAGAGTTGAAGAGATTGAAAATATTACTACAAGTAAAGTTGGAGTTACAAATGCTTATGCTATAAATGCAGGAAGAGAAGTAAGAGTAATAGTAAATGCAGAACTTGTAAATGATGATGAAGCTATACTTTTAGCAACTGAAATAGCAAAAGAGATTGAACAAAAGGTTCAATATCCTGGTGAAATTAAAATAAATGTAATAAGAGAATTACGAGCTGAAAGCTATGCAAGATAA